One window from the genome of Cryptomeria japonica chromosome 6, Sugi_1.0, whole genome shotgun sequence encodes:
- the LOC131061567 gene encoding E3 ubiquitin-protein ligase WAV3, translating into MGTGWRRARNALGLTVCTSIPRDDLDALDSAAATASPRAPADCSSGNGGFGAPMLGFAEGGGSSCVSSPRLQQLENVGSASRLQCQTSPSPRLRCQTGGNSSRVQSSLSQVSGSSPRMCSQSQCSPRLQCRTSASPRVRNIENVPLTEGSVPSSPRSPSRLSLLRNSIRLSRSTCAMCLQTMKPGQGHAIFTAECSHAFHFPCIASNVKHGNLVCPVCRAKWKEVPSQVTVSVAHKEVKAERTSVLTPRSSNRRTSNNIDNTSDISSESSFTPRGSRQIAPSEPLYDDDEPLDPNPRSNGATTAFSTIHEEEEEFEFKGFVVEPEAVQNKDASSETSALRRRNVEISIQPEVQVLAAGKSCENFTVLLQVRAPPANPPQQKTMKQNSPSLILDPNYRASIDLVTVLDISGSMSGTKLQLLKRAMRLVISSLSPADRLSVVVFSASAKRVFPLRRMAPQGQRAARRVIDRLVCSEGTNVPDALKKAAKILEDRRERNPVASIMLLSDGQDKRSFSTPASTHSDLASIRQSTRYGHIEIPVHAFGFGSDQSAAKMHAISSESGAEDAFAQCIGGLLSVVVQDVQLTVSCCSTPGVELQSIYAGSFQTRVLDDYGTVKLGDLYADEERDIIVELKVPAVRYPNSMNVLSVNCSFKDPVTQQVMYGKEQSLSIPRPESTRGFPNCINFQVDKYKIKLRTAQAIGEARTMVDRGDANGAQQVLYKAKAMLNCAAATRTVDQMRSALEAEIKRIQARMIRERESRDRLHREPATPTSSSVLDIIMRYETDSNGEALTPTSAWRAAERLAKVAMMRKSLNRVSDLHGFENARF; encoded by the exons ATGGGGACCGGGTGGAGAAGGGCTCGAAACGCTCTGGGGCTTACGGTTTGTACATCGATTCCTCGAGATGACCTTGACGCTTTGGATTCTGCTGCTGCGACTGCGAGTCCCAGAGCGCCTGCGGATTGTAGTAGTGGTAATGGCGGTTTTGGTGCCCCGATGTTGGGTTTTGCAGAAGGCGGGGGTAGTAGTTGTGTTTCCAGTCCAAGATTGCAGCAATTGGAAAATGTTGGCAGTGCCTCTAGGCTGCAGTGCCAGACTAGTCCTAGCCCGCGCCTGCGGTGCCAGACCGGTGGGAATAGCTCAAGGGTGCAGTCTTCGCTCTCTCAGGTCTCCGGTTCGAGTCCCAGAATGTGTTCTCAGTCGCAGTGTAGCCCTAGGTTGCAATGCCGGACCAGTGCGAGTCCTAGAGTGAGGAATATCGAGAATGTTCCGCTTACTGAAGGTTCTGTTCCTTCGTCCCCGAGGTCGCCTTCCAGATTGAGCTTGCTCAGGAACAGTATCAGGCTttccaga AGTACCTGTGCAATGTGCTTACAGACGATGAAGCCTGGGCAAGGGCACGCAATATTTACAGCGGAATGTTCTCACGCTTTCCATTTTCCTTGCATCGCTTCAAACGTGAAGCATGGAAACCTGGTATGCCCCGTTTGCAGGGCAAAATGGAAGGAAGTACCATCGCAGGTGACCGTCAGCGTGGCTCACAAGGAAGTAAAAGCCGAGAGAACCTCAGTGCTCACTCCTAGAAGCAGCAACCGAAGAACCAGTAATAATATTGATAATACATCTGATATTTCTTCAGAATCGTCCTTTACTCCCAGAGGAAGCAGGCAAATTGCTCCATCCGAACCCCTTTACGACGACGACGAGCCTTTGGATCCAAATCCGAGGTCAAATGGAGCCACAACAGCATTCAGTACAATTCACGAAGAAGAAGAGGAGTTCGAATTCAAAGGTTTCGTGGTCGAACCCGAGGCCGTCCAGAACAAAGACGCCTCTTCAGAAACCAGCGCTCTGAGAAGAAGAAATGTGGAGATTTCAATACAGCCGGAGGTTCAAGTCCTCGCCGCTGGTAAATCATGCGAAAATTTTACAGTCCTATTGCAGGTAAGAGCTCCGCCTGCAAACCCCCCGCAGCAGAAGACGATGAAGCAAAATTCACCCTCATTAATCCTGGATCCAAATTACCGCGCATCCATTGATCTTGTAACCGTCCTGGACATAAGCGGCAGCATGTCAGGAACGAAGTTACAGCTGCTAAAACGGGCAATGAGGCTGGTAATTTCTTCACTGAGCCCCGCCGACAGGCTGTCGGTGGTAGTTTTCTCGGCTTCCGCCAAGCGCGTATTTCCGCTGAGGCGCATGGCTCCGCAGGGGCAAAGGGCCGCTCGCCGTGTGATCGACCGCTTAGTCTGCAGCGAAGGCACAAATGTTCCGGACGCCTTAAAGAAAGCAGCGAAAATCCTCGAAGATCGCCGCGAACGAAACCCTGTAGCATCCATTATGCTGCTTTCAGACGGACAAGACAAGCGGAGCTTCAGCACTCCTGCATCAACACACAGTGACCTAGCTTCCATCAGACAAAGCACTCGCTACGGTCACATTGAGATCCCTGTGCACGCTTTCGGCTTCGGAAGCGACCAAAGCGCGGCCAAAATGCATGCAATTTCTTCTGAATCTGGTGCCGAAGATGCCTTCGCTCAATGCATCGGGGGCTTATTAAGCGTCGTTGTCCAGGACGTCCAGCTGACAGTCTCCTGCTGTTCCACGCCCGGGGTTGAGTTGCAGAGCATTTATGCCGGGAGCTTTCAAACCAGGGTTCTCGACGACTACGGAACTGTAAAGCTCGGAGATCTGTACGCAGACGAAGAAAGAGACATAATTGTGGAGCTTAAAGTTCCAGCGGTCAGGTATCCTAATTCCATGAATGTTCTCAGTGTGAATTGCTCTTTCAAGGATCCTGTCACACAGCAAGTAATGTACGGGAAAGAACAGTCTTTATCCATCCCACGCCCGGAAAGCACCCGTGGCTTCCCTAACTGCATCAACTTTCAAGTCGACAAGTACAAAATTAAGCTCCGCACGGCACAGGCCATTGGCGAGGCTCGAACCATGGTCGATCGCGGTGACGCCAACGGAGCCCAACAGGTCCTCTATAAAGCAAAAGCAATGTTGAACTGTGCTGCCGCGACACGAACCGTGGACCAGATGCGAAGTGCCTTGGAGGCGGAGATTAAGCGTATTCAGGCCAGAATGATCCGCGAGAGAGAGAGCCGCGATCGACTGCACAGAGAACCCGCCACCCCTACATCTTCTTCAGTACTGGATATCATCATGCGCTATGAGACGGACAGCAATGGCGAAGCGCTCACTCCAACCTCAGCCTGGAGAGCAGCAGAGAGGCTCGCCAAGGTCGCCATGATGCGGAAATCTTTAAACCGGGTCAGTGATTTGCACGGCTTTGAGAACGCAAGGTTTTAA